A region from the Panicum hallii strain FIL2 chromosome 1, PHallii_v3.1, whole genome shotgun sequence genome encodes:
- the LOC112884072 gene encoding probable metal-nicotianamine transporter YSL14 isoform X1 produces MAARATTAAGGRGGGDEEVSEAGASPELRHRHAGKGAGEAGGGEWPAGGNGDAASVERVFADKAVPSWREQLTLRAFVVSALLAVMFSVIVMKLNLTTGIIPSLNVSAGLLGFFFVRMWTAAAERMGFLRQPFTRQENTVIQTCVVSAYGIAFSGGFGSYLFGMSDKIARQATEAKDANNIKDPHLGWMIGFLFLVSFIGLLALVPLRKIMIVDYKLTYPSGTATAYLINGFHTPEGAKLAKKQVKTLGKYFVFSFFWGFFQWFYTAGDDCGFKNFPTLGLEAYKHRFFFDFSPTYVGVGMICPYIVNVSVLLGGILSWGVMWPLIAKKKGSWYPADIGDSSLHGLQAYRVFISIALILGDGLYNFIKVLIRTIAGFITMVQQNSKSMLPVSDIGSSMSTAEAASFDEERRTELFLKDQIPKSVAYGGYVAVAAISIGTLPQIFPQLKWYYILVAYVVAPVLAFCNAYGSGLTDWSLASTYGKLAIFVFGAWAGLAHGGVLVGLAACGVMMSIVSTASDLMQDFKTGYLTLASPRSMFISQVIGTGMGCVIAPCVFWLFYKAFGDIGESGTEYPAPYAIVYRNMAILGVDGFGSLPKNCLTLCYIFFAVAIAINLVRDLAPQRVSRFIPLPMAMAIPFYIGSYFAIDMFLGSAILFVWARLNKAKADAFGPAVASGLICGDGIWTLPQSILALAKVNPPICMKFLSRATNAKVDSFLGLS; encoded by the exons ATGGCGGCGCGCGCCACCACCGCGGCGGGAGGCAGGGGCGGGGGAGACGAGGAGGTGTCGGAGGCGGGCGCGTCACCGGAACTGCGGCACCGCCACGCGGGCAAGGGCGCGGGCGAGGCCGGGGGCGGCGagtggccggcgggcggcaatggcgaCGCGGCGTCGGTGGAGCGGGTGTTCGCGGACAAGGCGGTGCCGTCGTGGCGGGAGCAGCTCACGCTGCGGGCGTTCGTCGTCTCCGCGCTGCTCGCCGTCATGTTCAGCGTCATCGTCATGAAGCTCAACCTCACCACGGGGATCATCCCCTCGCTCAACGTCTCCGCGGGGCTGCTCGGCTTCTTCTTCGTCCGCATGtggaccgccgccgccgagcggaTGGGGTTCCTCCGCCAGCCCTTCACGCGCCAGGAGAACACCGTCATCCAGACCTGCGTCGTCTCCGCCTACGGCATCGCGTTCAGCG GTGGCTTCGGCAGTTACCTATTTGGGATGAGTGATAAAATAGCTAGACAAGCAACAGAGGCTAAAGATGCTAATAATATAAAGGATCCACACCTTGGCTGGATGATAGGGTTCTTATTCCTTGTCAGTTTCATTGGGCTATTGGCACTTGTGCCCCTAAGAAAA ATTATGATTGTCGACTACAAGCTGACCTATCCAAGCGGCACAGCCACTGCATATCTCATCAATGGTTTTCACACACCTGAGGGTGCCAAGCTTGCAAA GAAGCAAGTAAAGACACTGGGCAAGTACTTCGTGTTTAGCTTTTTCTGGGGCTTTTTTCAGTGGTTCTACACTGCAGGGGATGACTGTGGATTCAAAAATTTCCCAACATTGGGTCTTGAAGCTTATAAACACAG GTTCTTCTTTGACTTCTCTCCTACATATGTTGGAGTTGGCATGATCTGCCCATACATTGTGAATGTGTCTGTTCTGCTGGGCGGTATCCTCTCATGGGGTGTAATGTGGCCTCTCATTGCCAAGAAGAAGGGGAGTTGGTACCCAGCTGACATCGGAGACTCAAGTCTACATGGACTGCAGGCTTACAGG GTTTTTATTTCCATTGCTTTGATTCTTGGGGATGGTTTATACAACTTCATTAAGGTGCTGATCCGCACAATCGCGGGCTTCATAACAATGGTTCAGCAAAATTCAAAAAGCATGCTTCCCGTTTCAGACATTGGCAGCTCCATGTCCACTGCTGAAGCTGCATCCTTTGACGAAGAACGTCGCACTGAGCTTTTCCTGAAAGATCAAATTCCCAAGTCAGTTGCATATGGAGGCTATGTCGCAGTGGCGGCTATATCGATCGGCACTCTTCCTCAGATCTTCCCGCAGCTCAAGTGGTACTACATTTTGGTTGCCTATGTGGTGGCGCCTGTGCTGGCCTTCTGCAACGCCTACGGAAGTGGACTCACCGACTGGTCTCTCGCCTCCACCTACGGCAAGCTCGCCATCTTCGTGTTCGGCGCTTGGGCCGGCCTCGCTCACGGCGGTGTGCTCGTCGGGCTCGCCGCATGTGGCGTCATGATGAGCATCGTGTCCACGGCCTCCGACCTGATGCAGGATTTCAAGACCGGGTACCTGACGCTCGCGTCGCCGAGGTCTATGTTCATCAGCCAGGTGATCGGAACGGGGATGGGTTGCGTCATCGCGCCCTGTGTCTTCTGGCTGTTCTACAAGGCGTTCGGCGACATCGGCGAGAGCGGCACCGAGTACCCAGCGCCCTACGCCATCGTGTACCGCAACATGGCCATCCTCGGCGTGGACGGCTTCGGCTCGCTGCCGAAGAACTGCCTCACCCTCTGCTACATCTTCTTCGCGGTGGCAATCGCCATCAACCTGGTGAGGGACCTGGCCCCGCAAAGGGTGTCGAGGTTCATCCCGCTGCCGATGGCGATGGCTATCCCCTTCTACATCGGGTCCTACTTCGCCATCGACATGTTCCTGGGCAGCGCGATCCTCTTTGTGTGGGCGCGGCTGAACAAGGCAAAGGCGGATGCGTTCGGGCCCGCGGTCGCCTCAGGGCTGATCTGCGGGGACGGGATCTGGACCCTGCCGCAGTCCATTCTGGCTCTTGCTAAGGTGAATCCCCCAATTTGCATGAAGTTTTTGTCGAGAGCAACCAATGCCAAGGTGGACAGCTTCCTCGGATTGTCGTGA
- the LOC112884072 gene encoding probable metal-nicotianamine transporter YSL14 isoform X4: MSAGSLLLQVFISIALILGDGLYNFIKVLIRTIAGFITMVQQNSKSMLPVSDIGSSMSTAEAASFDEERRTELFLKDQIPKSVAYGGYVAVAAISIGTLPQIFPQLKWYYILVAYVVAPVLAFCNAYGSGLTDWSLASTYGKLAIFVFGAWAGLAHGGVLVGLAACGVMMSIVSTASDLMQDFKTGYLTLASPRSMFISQVIGTGMGCVIAPCVFWLFYKAFGDIGESGTEYPAPYAIVYRNMAILGVDGFGSLPKNCLTLCYIFFAVAIAINLVRDLAPQRVSRFIPLPMAMAIPFYIGSYFAIDMFLGSAILFVWARLNKAKADAFGPAVASGLICGDGIWTLPQSILALAKVNPPICMKFLSRATNAKVDSFLGLS, from the coding sequence ATGTCTGCTGGTTCCTTGCTACTGCAGGTTTTTATTTCCATTGCTTTGATTCTTGGGGATGGTTTATACAACTTCATTAAGGTGCTGATCCGCACAATCGCGGGCTTCATAACAATGGTTCAGCAAAATTCAAAAAGCATGCTTCCCGTTTCAGACATTGGCAGCTCCATGTCCACTGCTGAAGCTGCATCCTTTGACGAAGAACGTCGCACTGAGCTTTTCCTGAAAGATCAAATTCCCAAGTCAGTTGCATATGGAGGCTATGTCGCAGTGGCGGCTATATCGATCGGCACTCTTCCTCAGATCTTCCCGCAGCTCAAGTGGTACTACATTTTGGTTGCCTATGTGGTGGCGCCTGTGCTGGCCTTCTGCAACGCCTACGGAAGTGGACTCACCGACTGGTCTCTCGCCTCCACCTACGGCAAGCTCGCCATCTTCGTGTTCGGCGCTTGGGCCGGCCTCGCTCACGGCGGTGTGCTCGTCGGGCTCGCCGCATGTGGCGTCATGATGAGCATCGTGTCCACGGCCTCCGACCTGATGCAGGATTTCAAGACCGGGTACCTGACGCTCGCGTCGCCGAGGTCTATGTTCATCAGCCAGGTGATCGGAACGGGGATGGGTTGCGTCATCGCGCCCTGTGTCTTCTGGCTGTTCTACAAGGCGTTCGGCGACATCGGCGAGAGCGGCACCGAGTACCCAGCGCCCTACGCCATCGTGTACCGCAACATGGCCATCCTCGGCGTGGACGGCTTCGGCTCGCTGCCGAAGAACTGCCTCACCCTCTGCTACATCTTCTTCGCGGTGGCAATCGCCATCAACCTGGTGAGGGACCTGGCCCCGCAAAGGGTGTCGAGGTTCATCCCGCTGCCGATGGCGATGGCTATCCCCTTCTACATCGGGTCCTACTTCGCCATCGACATGTTCCTGGGCAGCGCGATCCTCTTTGTGTGGGCGCGGCTGAACAAGGCAAAGGCGGATGCGTTCGGGCCCGCGGTCGCCTCAGGGCTGATCTGCGGGGACGGGATCTGGACCCTGCCGCAGTCCATTCTGGCTCTTGCTAAGGTGAATCCCCCAATTTGCATGAAGTTTTTGTCGAGAGCAACCAATGCCAAGGTGGACAGCTTCCTCGGATTGTCGTGA
- the LOC112884072 gene encoding probable metal-nicotianamine transporter YSL14 isoform X2, translating into MLIGGFGSYLFGMSDKIARQATEAKDANNIKDPHLGWMIGFLFLVSFIGLLALVPLRKIMIVDYKLTYPSGTATAYLINGFHTPEGAKLAKKQVKTLGKYFVFSFFWGFFQWFYTAGDDCGFKNFPTLGLEAYKHRFFFDFSPTYVGVGMICPYIVNVSVLLGGILSWGVMWPLIAKKKGSWYPADIGDSSLHGLQAYRVFISIALILGDGLYNFIKVLIRTIAGFITMVQQNSKSMLPVSDIGSSMSTAEAASFDEERRTELFLKDQIPKSVAYGGYVAVAAISIGTLPQIFPQLKWYYILVAYVVAPVLAFCNAYGSGLTDWSLASTYGKLAIFVFGAWAGLAHGGVLVGLAACGVMMSIVSTASDLMQDFKTGYLTLASPRSMFISQVIGTGMGCVIAPCVFWLFYKAFGDIGESGTEYPAPYAIVYRNMAILGVDGFGSLPKNCLTLCYIFFAVAIAINLVRDLAPQRVSRFIPLPMAMAIPFYIGSYFAIDMFLGSAILFVWARLNKAKADAFGPAVASGLICGDGIWTLPQSILALAKVNPPICMKFLSRATNAKVDSFLGLS; encoded by the exons ATGTTAATTG GTGGCTTCGGCAGTTACCTATTTGGGATGAGTGATAAAATAGCTAGACAAGCAACAGAGGCTAAAGATGCTAATAATATAAAGGATCCACACCTTGGCTGGATGATAGGGTTCTTATTCCTTGTCAGTTTCATTGGGCTATTGGCACTTGTGCCCCTAAGAAAA ATTATGATTGTCGACTACAAGCTGACCTATCCAAGCGGCACAGCCACTGCATATCTCATCAATGGTTTTCACACACCTGAGGGTGCCAAGCTTGCAAA GAAGCAAGTAAAGACACTGGGCAAGTACTTCGTGTTTAGCTTTTTCTGGGGCTTTTTTCAGTGGTTCTACACTGCAGGGGATGACTGTGGATTCAAAAATTTCCCAACATTGGGTCTTGAAGCTTATAAACACAG GTTCTTCTTTGACTTCTCTCCTACATATGTTGGAGTTGGCATGATCTGCCCATACATTGTGAATGTGTCTGTTCTGCTGGGCGGTATCCTCTCATGGGGTGTAATGTGGCCTCTCATTGCCAAGAAGAAGGGGAGTTGGTACCCAGCTGACATCGGAGACTCAAGTCTACATGGACTGCAGGCTTACAGG GTTTTTATTTCCATTGCTTTGATTCTTGGGGATGGTTTATACAACTTCATTAAGGTGCTGATCCGCACAATCGCGGGCTTCATAACAATGGTTCAGCAAAATTCAAAAAGCATGCTTCCCGTTTCAGACATTGGCAGCTCCATGTCCACTGCTGAAGCTGCATCCTTTGACGAAGAACGTCGCACTGAGCTTTTCCTGAAAGATCAAATTCCCAAGTCAGTTGCATATGGAGGCTATGTCGCAGTGGCGGCTATATCGATCGGCACTCTTCCTCAGATCTTCCCGCAGCTCAAGTGGTACTACATTTTGGTTGCCTATGTGGTGGCGCCTGTGCTGGCCTTCTGCAACGCCTACGGAAGTGGACTCACCGACTGGTCTCTCGCCTCCACCTACGGCAAGCTCGCCATCTTCGTGTTCGGCGCTTGGGCCGGCCTCGCTCACGGCGGTGTGCTCGTCGGGCTCGCCGCATGTGGCGTCATGATGAGCATCGTGTCCACGGCCTCCGACCTGATGCAGGATTTCAAGACCGGGTACCTGACGCTCGCGTCGCCGAGGTCTATGTTCATCAGCCAGGTGATCGGAACGGGGATGGGTTGCGTCATCGCGCCCTGTGTCTTCTGGCTGTTCTACAAGGCGTTCGGCGACATCGGCGAGAGCGGCACCGAGTACCCAGCGCCCTACGCCATCGTGTACCGCAACATGGCCATCCTCGGCGTGGACGGCTTCGGCTCGCTGCCGAAGAACTGCCTCACCCTCTGCTACATCTTCTTCGCGGTGGCAATCGCCATCAACCTGGTGAGGGACCTGGCCCCGCAAAGGGTGTCGAGGTTCATCCCGCTGCCGATGGCGATGGCTATCCCCTTCTACATCGGGTCCTACTTCGCCATCGACATGTTCCTGGGCAGCGCGATCCTCTTTGTGTGGGCGCGGCTGAACAAGGCAAAGGCGGATGCGTTCGGGCCCGCGGTCGCCTCAGGGCTGATCTGCGGGGACGGGATCTGGACCCTGCCGCAGTCCATTCTGGCTCTTGCTAAGGTGAATCCCCCAATTTGCATGAAGTTTTTGTCGAGAGCAACCAATGCCAAGGTGGACAGCTTCCTCGGATTGTCGTGA
- the LOC112884072 gene encoding probable metal-nicotianamine transporter YSL14 isoform X3, whose protein sequence is MSDKIARQATEAKDANNIKDPHLGWMIGFLFLVSFIGLLALVPLRKIMIVDYKLTYPSGTATAYLINGFHTPEGAKLAKKQVKTLGKYFVFSFFWGFFQWFYTAGDDCGFKNFPTLGLEAYKHRFFFDFSPTYVGVGMICPYIVNVSVLLGGILSWGVMWPLIAKKKGSWYPADIGDSSLHGLQAYRVFISIALILGDGLYNFIKVLIRTIAGFITMVQQNSKSMLPVSDIGSSMSTAEAASFDEERRTELFLKDQIPKSVAYGGYVAVAAISIGTLPQIFPQLKWYYILVAYVVAPVLAFCNAYGSGLTDWSLASTYGKLAIFVFGAWAGLAHGGVLVGLAACGVMMSIVSTASDLMQDFKTGYLTLASPRSMFISQVIGTGMGCVIAPCVFWLFYKAFGDIGESGTEYPAPYAIVYRNMAILGVDGFGSLPKNCLTLCYIFFAVAIAINLVRDLAPQRVSRFIPLPMAMAIPFYIGSYFAIDMFLGSAILFVWARLNKAKADAFGPAVASGLICGDGIWTLPQSILALAKVNPPICMKFLSRATNAKVDSFLGLS, encoded by the exons ATGAGTGATAAAATAGCTAGACAAGCAACAGAGGCTAAAGATGCTAATAATATAAAGGATCCACACCTTGGCTGGATGATAGGGTTCTTATTCCTTGTCAGTTTCATTGGGCTATTGGCACTTGTGCCCCTAAGAAAA ATTATGATTGTCGACTACAAGCTGACCTATCCAAGCGGCACAGCCACTGCATATCTCATCAATGGTTTTCACACACCTGAGGGTGCCAAGCTTGCAAA GAAGCAAGTAAAGACACTGGGCAAGTACTTCGTGTTTAGCTTTTTCTGGGGCTTTTTTCAGTGGTTCTACACTGCAGGGGATGACTGTGGATTCAAAAATTTCCCAACATTGGGTCTTGAAGCTTATAAACACAG GTTCTTCTTTGACTTCTCTCCTACATATGTTGGAGTTGGCATGATCTGCCCATACATTGTGAATGTGTCTGTTCTGCTGGGCGGTATCCTCTCATGGGGTGTAATGTGGCCTCTCATTGCCAAGAAGAAGGGGAGTTGGTACCCAGCTGACATCGGAGACTCAAGTCTACATGGACTGCAGGCTTACAGG GTTTTTATTTCCATTGCTTTGATTCTTGGGGATGGTTTATACAACTTCATTAAGGTGCTGATCCGCACAATCGCGGGCTTCATAACAATGGTTCAGCAAAATTCAAAAAGCATGCTTCCCGTTTCAGACATTGGCAGCTCCATGTCCACTGCTGAAGCTGCATCCTTTGACGAAGAACGTCGCACTGAGCTTTTCCTGAAAGATCAAATTCCCAAGTCAGTTGCATATGGAGGCTATGTCGCAGTGGCGGCTATATCGATCGGCACTCTTCCTCAGATCTTCCCGCAGCTCAAGTGGTACTACATTTTGGTTGCCTATGTGGTGGCGCCTGTGCTGGCCTTCTGCAACGCCTACGGAAGTGGACTCACCGACTGGTCTCTCGCCTCCACCTACGGCAAGCTCGCCATCTTCGTGTTCGGCGCTTGGGCCGGCCTCGCTCACGGCGGTGTGCTCGTCGGGCTCGCCGCATGTGGCGTCATGATGAGCATCGTGTCCACGGCCTCCGACCTGATGCAGGATTTCAAGACCGGGTACCTGACGCTCGCGTCGCCGAGGTCTATGTTCATCAGCCAGGTGATCGGAACGGGGATGGGTTGCGTCATCGCGCCCTGTGTCTTCTGGCTGTTCTACAAGGCGTTCGGCGACATCGGCGAGAGCGGCACCGAGTACCCAGCGCCCTACGCCATCGTGTACCGCAACATGGCCATCCTCGGCGTGGACGGCTTCGGCTCGCTGCCGAAGAACTGCCTCACCCTCTGCTACATCTTCTTCGCGGTGGCAATCGCCATCAACCTGGTGAGGGACCTGGCCCCGCAAAGGGTGTCGAGGTTCATCCCGCTGCCGATGGCGATGGCTATCCCCTTCTACATCGGGTCCTACTTCGCCATCGACATGTTCCTGGGCAGCGCGATCCTCTTTGTGTGGGCGCGGCTGAACAAGGCAAAGGCGGATGCGTTCGGGCCCGCGGTCGCCTCAGGGCTGATCTGCGGGGACGGGATCTGGACCCTGCCGCAGTCCATTCTGGCTCTTGCTAAGGTGAATCCCCCAATTTGCATGAAGTTTTTGTCGAGAGCAACCAATGCCAAGGTGGACAGCTTCCTCGGATTGTCGTGA